The Piliocolobus tephrosceles isolate RC106 chromosome 16, ASM277652v3, whole genome shotgun sequence DNA window TGACTgtcaaatggaaaacagaattaGGAACCAAACTAGAGGTGCGGACTAAAGGGGCTGGAACCTCAGAGGAGAGAGGGATCACGGGAGATTGAAACATCTCTGGAAGGTTGGGGGAAGAGGTGACAAGTAACGTGAATCCTAAAGAAAGAGGATAAGTTATTGGGTGGGCTAAGTGTGGATGGCAAACTAAGGAAGCAGGGATCTGCGTGACCATTTGGAGTCAGTAGGAAGCTTGGCGGAGTGGGAGGTGGGAGTCAAGCAGAGAAGCCCTCCCATGTCCGATTGGGAAAACTGTACTTGATCCTGGGCAATGAGGGAGCTATGGAAGGCTCTTGAGCAGGTGAGTGACACAATGAGAACAGCATTTTTGGAAGCCAGCATGGAGAGGAGGCTGCTAAAAGGATACAGGGTTGAGGTTATTACTATGCCCTGGGTGAAGAAATGTGGTCTGGGTTTGGAAAGGAAGGGACAGACAtgacttttcaaaggaagacataattGCTGCAAGGGCCACCAGAGAGCAGTCAAAGGTGTGTCCAAGGTTTGAACTCTAGTGACCAAGAGAAGGGTGTCAACTTTGACAGAAATGACATCGTGTGTGGTTGACAAAATGAGACCACATCCTTTCGGTCATGATTCATTGTCTTTATTAACAACGTCTCTGGACTCTGGAAGAACAGACTGTTAACTCATAAAGCAATATTAACATTGTCattctctacaagaaaaactttTGCATAAATAActtaagtgagaaaataaatatgtaacttaACTCTTTAAAAACCAGTACTTTCATTCTTGTGGACAAGTCCCACGTGGAAGGATTGCAAAAAAAACGACCAGTCCTGCAGGCTTTCATATGGCATGTGCttctgtttaaaacattttttttttaacagttaaaAACTACACAGAAAGTAAGAGGTTGTCTGgaaaagattttcaaaaagatttttgGATGGCAGCTATTATGCTCTGCAGCTTCTCAGCATATGTACAGCACTTGTCGTTTTCCCCCCAATAATATTCTTTTCGTGTAAGATATGCCATCACATGTAAGAGCAGTAAGAAGCAATTTTCTAGGCAGAAATGTGTCTGTGAGTGGTGGGCAGAAGGCAGTGTCTCAAAAGGGATGTGTTGGTCTGTGAGTTCGTGATGGCTGCTCCCTTGAGCCTGGTGTCCTGGGACTTTGCACTTCTCTTCGGAAGGTGACGTTAACATTTGGCTATGGGTTGGGGTAGGGATACTGCTCTTTGGGAAGTTGGGGTGGATGTAATTTCTATCCCACAACCCTTGGACCCTCTCCTTTTCTACCCCAATGGGTGATgttatttctttgagatggagaaGAGGTGGAGGTAGCCAAATATCTGGGGAAGCCAGGCTGGGAAGCAGCATAGCTTCTTCCAGGAGTTTGTCAGCCATAAATATGTCAGCCATAAATAgactctttacttttttttttttctgtttgtttttcatctttggcTGTCAGATGAGAGCATCACAACTCTGAATTCTGGAAGTGACCTTGGCACTGAGTCAATGCAACCTCattcattatttctctctctctctctctctttctgtctctctgacttCTGCCCATTCAAAAGGCACTGGAGTCCTTGGAATCATATGCCAGTAATCTCCTCGAGATCCTATTCCCACatccatcttcattttacaaagtgGAAACTGAGATCCCGAAAGAGAATTGTGCAGTTCAAGGTTACATAGCAAGTTAGTGGCAGAACCAGGCCTAGAAACCACATCTACAGATGCCCCCAGTCTTGTGCTCTGGGCACGCCTCAGGCTTTCTGATGGGCAGTGAGGTGCAAGCGGGAATCTTATCCAGCTTTCTTAACCAGTCCCTGGACTTTTCACACTCCCACACTGCTCCCTTAAAACCCCAGGGCGGTGAAAATGCTTCCATTTCTGCCTCCTCTGAAGTGGGACCAGCAAAGGTCGGCGGCCCCAGAGGCGGGGCTGCGTGGCTCAGTGTCTGTGACTCTCAACTCCCTCCCCCGCCCCGCGGGACCCCTCAGCTGGCTGACTGAGGGGGGCCTTGCCGGCGCCCGGGATTCCTCAGGGCCTGGAAGGTCTCAGCCCCCTGCCCTGGGTTGCAGGCATttacaatgaaatataaacaatCAAACCACGCGCAGAGGACAGAAACGTGGGGCGCGGGGCCCCGCCGGTGGGGAGGGGCGCGGGAGGGCTCTAGTAGGCGTTCTCCAGCTCGGCCTGGTTGGCTTTGGCTCCCCGGGCGCGGGGCCGCGGCTTCCGGCCCTTCTGCGGCCGAGCGGCCTCGGGACCGAAGTCCTTGAGCTCCGACTGGTTGTGGAAGCGGGTGAGGCGCTTGCACTTGCACGAGGCCACCAGGCGCACCTTGCGCGCGCGCGGCGCGGCACCACCGGGACACAGCAGCTGCACACGCTGCGCGCGGTAGCGGTCGGGGATGCAGCGGAAGTCGGGCCCACTCGGGCGCCACCACTTGCCGCGGCCGATGGCATTGGGCAGCAGGCGTGCCGGGCCGCACTGACCGGAGCACACCAACTCAGTGACTGGTTTGGCGCTGCGGCACGGCCCGTCGGTCACGTAGCGGGTGAAGTGCAGCTCTCGGCAGCTGTACTCGGACACGTCTGAGGAGAGAGGCGCGCGTGAGGGTGGCCGCCCGCCTGGCCACCCCTGCCCTGGCCCGGCCCGactccctccaccccagccctgcTTTTGCCAAGCCTGTCTCCAGAGGCTTGCAGGAAGGTCCCAGATGCTCTAGAGCTCGTGGAAAACTATCCTGCGCACCCTGTCCCCTCGGAGCCAAATGACTGCTGGGGTTCGAACACCAGGGCTCCACCGCTCACTGCTGGTGTCATCTTGGCCAAGTTCCTTAATCTCTTCTTCCAGTCTGTAAAATGGGCCGCCCCAAACATTGTGAGTTAATCCATTCCACACGCAATGCAGAGAATACCATTTGGCAGATATAGCTGAAAGCGTCTGCTGTTAtgtattactattatcatttctCTCCTAGGGTCCTCTTATGATTTAAGCCACACTTGTGCTGCAGGGTCCCTGGCTTG harbors:
- the SOST gene encoding sclerostin; this encodes MQLPLALCLVCLLVHAAFHVVEGQGWQAFKNDATEIIPELGEYPEPPPELENNKTMNRAENGGRPPHHPFETKDVSEYSCRELHFTRYVTDGPCRSAKPVTELVCSGQCGPARLLPNAIGRGKWWRPSGPDFRCIPDRYRAQRVQLLCPGGAAPRARKVRLVASCKCKRLTRFHNQSELKDFGPEAARPQKGRKPRPRARGAKANQAELENAY